The DNA region taaataaataggttttaacTTGTTTTCGAAAAGAGAAATAACTTGTAGAGGAAAGCAGAGAAGTTTGAACCTCATTAACCTCAGCAACTTAAAATGATAAAAGATTATCAAATAGCTTCAATATTTTCGAAGCCTTTAAAGAAGGAAAACTAAACAGAGCCATGgaattatatcccccctcagctgtctcttttccaaactgaagagtcctaacctctttagcatgtcctcatatgggaggagttccatcccctttatcatttctttgaaccttttctaattccgctatatctttttttttaaacacagtgaccagaactgaacacaatactgtaggtgaggtcgcaccttggagcgatacagaggcattatagtattctcagtcttatttgccatccctttcctaataattccttgcaccctgtttgcttttttgtctgccaccacacactaggcagaagatttcagtatattatctacaacgacacctagatctttttcttgggtgctgacccccaaatggaccctagcatcaggtaactatgatttggagtgttcttcctaatgtgcattactttgcatttatccacattaaatttcatctgttatttggatgcccagtcttcctgcaatttttctcagtccacatatgttttaacaaccttgaatagttttgtgtcatctgcagatttaatcacctcacttgtctttatgttttccagatcatttataaatatgttaaatagcactggtcccagtaccgatccggaactccactattcaccctcctccattgagagaaatggcgaTTTGaccataccctctgttttctgtctaataatccAGTCTTATATTTAcatttgtttattgtttttaaaCATTTAACAAGGACACACTTGTTAATGTAATACAGCCATATAACGTTCCAAAGAAAATTAATAATATtttaagaagaaaaaagaaaagaaaagcaaacatTCAATAACTTCCTCTTAACATAGTAGTTATTGCCTCCTTAGACCACATTAATTATGGGGAGGTGGAAATGAATTAGAGAAGATTTATAATACATAGTAAATCAAAAGTAACACAGTGGCATAACATACCCAATTTATACTTATAACTGTTTTGAATCAAGAAATTATATTAGGTGATCCGGTGAATAAAAGGTGTATTTAACCTGACCCAGCTTTACAATGCATTTACACGGATATGCCAAAAAGAATATCCCTCCTATTGCAGATGTTCTAGATTTcaatgccaaaaaggcttttcttCTAAGTTGAGTAGACTTCGTGACATCCGGGAAGATCTGAACCTTAATACCACCGAAACGGGTctttgaatttttaaaataaagtctcattatatTATTTAGGTCCTGTTCAAAAATCAATGACACAATCAAAGTGGATCTTACTGCTGTTTCATCTAAGGTTTGTTCCAGTATAGCTGATATGCTGTAGGAATCCAAATTTGCGTTGTGAGGttgttgttctttctccatttctCCTTTGGGAATAGGAAGATAATATAACTTATTTATGGGCGGAACTGTTTCAAGAGGCATCTTTAGTACTTCATTAAGATATCTTTTAAACATATCATATGGAGTAATCCCAAGTAACTTAGGAAAATTTAGCAAATGCAAATTTAGTCTCCTATTAaagttttcaatctgttcaattctTTTTTGGATATCAGTGTTATCTTTTATCGCAGCTAGTTTAAAGTCCTGTAAAGAATCAACATTCTTTtgcatgttttgtactttttcagcTATCTCTGCTTGTAACAAGTCCACTTTAGTATTTAACTCTATAAATTTATTATTAAAGGCACGAACTTCACCTGATGTCTGCTGGAGGGTTAAATCCATTTCATTCAGCTTTTTCCATATCATTCTGAGATTTACTTCCTGTTCTTTCTCTGAGGCTCCTGCCTCTACTCTCCGCGTCTCCCGTAACGAGTCCAGCCCCTCACAGGAGCCTGCAGCCAAAACACTTCCGGTAGGCTGTATCACTCCTCCTGGAACCGTCAGCGACGCCGGACAAGGAGGTTTCAGTGTTGCTAGTGGAGAGAGAGATATttcctcttcctctgcttccccaGAAGTCCCTGCTATGGGATCCATATCTCTTTTTTCATGGGAGACCGGCGCGAAAAACCGCTCGAGCCCCGGTTGTGACGATGAAagagtcgaggtaggtgggggaactactCTCATCAACCCCTTGCGTTTAGTATGGGGCATCTTTAAGCAAGAAAAAGTTCTTTCACCAGTCGGGACTTCAGAGCTGCTTTCAGCGCGTCTTGTTATGCCGCCATCTTGATTCCGCCCCCCCAATAATCCagtcttaatccacaatagaatattgcctcctattcccgtgactttttcattttctcaggagtctctcatgaggaactttatcaaaagctttctgaaatttttttatattttttacacAAAAGATTAGATTCCTATAGATTAGAGATACATATTTCTATTCAGTAAAAGAGTATATAATCAAATACCAAACAACAGGTCTAGTATCTGTTCCTTATCTGTCAATTAGCTGTCTGTAGGCTAGCAAAATCAGGCCTTGTTTCCCAGTGACCTTTCATTCTTGGGtatttgcttttgttttgtaAGTAAGCCAATATCAACAGCTAAGTTATTTTCTTTCCGTGCTTCATGATTTACCATGTGACCTTTATGAcctacctttttaaaaatcttttgtttgCTTTATAAACAGGGCAGGATGAGTAAATAACCATTGTTTGAGAAGTATAACCTAATTTATAATCCATTAATAGGAAATACCTCTTGCTGTTAAGCCTGCCAAACTAATCTGTAGCCCAGGAGTTTAAGACTGAAATTAGTAACTTGATATAGGCAAAAATATTAATTTACAGTGCCTTGTAAAAGCATTCATACCCATTTATGGTTTTTCACATTCCACCGTCTTAATATAATTCAGTATTCATATGAATTTTTCATTGATCTACACAAAATACTCTATACTTTCAGCATTATGGTGATGACATTGTTATTTTTTCCCTGTTACTTCATCTTTCCTGAAGTTCCCAGCTCTCTAAACTGTTTCTGCTTGACCAGCAATTTTAATGTCTTAAGTACTGTTTGTTTCTAGAGACCATACTCGAGTTCTGCCTGAATTTTAGATGTTTGGTAGTTTAAGGTTCCATTACGTACTGAAGTTGGTATCTTGACATTTTACTGGACTCTTATCTTGATATGTTAGCTCAGATGAAGCATACCTTGGCATCAGTACTTTATAAACTGTGGCTTTTACCTGGGTTTAAGCCCCTTTTGGAACCATGTCATTTTTGATTGGTGTTAACAAGCCTTTGTCCTTCCTGTTTTAGACTACTATAATTTTTTATATGTTGGCCTTTTTTCAACTACCCCTTGAGCACTTCAGCTTTCATAACATGCAGCGGTCCACCTTTTGATAGTGTCAAAAAACTGATTATATTGTACCATGTCTGGCACTTTTGCCTCTAGTGGTTTTGCCTCTAAATTGGTTGCCCGTCAAAAAATGTTCTAAATCTAAGACTTTACTTTGTCTTAACAGGTCATATTCACATTTCCATCTACTAAATCAATTCATAAGAGTTTTGCACATGCATTCTGTGGTGCTACCATCACTTTAGAATGCTCATCCTGTTCATTGATGTCAGAAAATGGATTTTCAAACTTTAGGAGGCAGCTTAATACAGTTTTATTTGAAGAGGATTTTGATGTTACTGATTGATTTGGTTTAAATTTTTATCTATTATATTTATGATATTGTCTGTCAACTAGAGTTACTAGTGTGCTGTAATGACATTAGTacatattattttaccacagggcCTTTTTATGCAGTGGGACCTAGTTTATAATAACAaccacatattactactactacttagcatttctatagcgctactagacgtacgcagcgctatatacttgaacatgaagagacagtccctgctcgacagagcttacaatctaattaggacagacaaacaggacaaataagagaaagggaatattaaaagtgaggatgataaaataagggttctgaacaagtgaataagggttaggagttaaaagcatcatcaaaaaggtgggcttttagcttaaatttgaagacagccagagatggagcttgacgtactggcccaggaagtctattccaggcatatggtgcagcaagataaaaggaacggagtctggagttagcggtggaggagaagggtgcagttaagagagatttacccagtgagcagagttcccggggaggagtgtagggagagatgagagtggagaggtactgaggagctgcagagtaaatgcacttatgagtcaataagaggagtttgaactggatgcggaaacggatagggagccagtatgTGGTAACACAGCATCACACAATAACTGTAGTTGTATGTTGGTTTGTGAGAATCTGGAATGTACTCATTATTATAAATATgtagataatttaaaaaaaacatgaaagaacaattataagaacataagaatagccatactgggtcagactagtagtccatctagcccagtatcctgcttccaacagtggccaatccaggtcacaagtatctggcagaaacccagttagtagcaacattccatgctaccaatcccagggcaagcagtagcttcccccatggcCATCTCAATTACTTAAATAATAATTACAAAATCATAAAGTATTGATTGTATGAGTCTTCATACCTCTTGACTCAATACTTGCCTCTTGTGCACCAAAACAATCTTTTCTACTGGAAAGAAAATTCTAGAACAAAAGGCCATGAAATGAGGCTCTGAAGGGGCTCAGAAGCATTgccaacaaatattttttaatcaAAAGGGTGAGTGATGCATGGAACAAGCGGAGGCTATAACAATAACGGACTTTAAAAAAGCCTAGGATAATCACAGAGGCACTTTATTTGCAAAAAATGTGGAGAGAGAGCAGAAGAGTGACCTAGTAGTATGTGTTTAAAGTGCCTTACTTGGATAATACAGCAGTGAGTGTTTGGAACTGGTGACCGTGTCCACACTCTGTACACCCAGGCTCAAATGGGCAAACCagtaatagagaatgacacggggatggggacccacagtaaccatggggatggggacagagcccacagggacggggacaaactttgtccccgtgttatcttctactttgaagcctgttaatgaactggattgttatttatgtttgagtgatgcctacagcaatatttagatttttgggaaaaacaagcaaacatcctGGCCATAACTTTCAAAATTTTCATTGGGGATCATGTACATCccgctaccagcacatcttctaagaagacatcttctattgcaggaagaactatggaagaaaggagagctagattgaatcctgagattattaatgacttcttattcatccacagattaaaaaatcataacagtgcttcatagggcatgcTTTTCCCCTCTAGGACATACAGAACGAGttatattttatacccctggatattttaatagtgtgaattaggattccttgatgtagtagaaatcagctgttgGGGtttgaagggtagagggtggaggtgggaaggagggttattatagctgctcgttgttattattgttttctatttgtaatttatacacaacaattacacggcatattgttcctttttatatactttaataaaacgatttacatataaaatcataagtgtttgaggcttcttaagatgaggacagagcccacggggatggggcggggacggggacagaccttgtggggacggagacagggcttGCAGGGATGGGGTAGGGATGGTGACAGAatctgcagggatggggtggggacggagacagaacccacagggcgGGGAAGGGAACAAActttatccctgtgtcattctctaaccaGTAAGACTCCAGGTAGTGAAAGAAGTTATAAAAGGAGTgttcactttaaaaaaatagaGCACCTTGGGATATGGAGTCATATGAAGAGGCCAAGTCTGAATGCCAAGCTATAttctggaaggggggagagacaaAACAGGAAGGATAAGAAGCAAGCGACTGATGGAAAATGGAGTCTTGTACTTTCAATAATGCTTTCCTCTGCCAAGACAGTCACTAAAGAAGTGACAGTCAGAGATACCACTGGAAAGGGGACTTTCCTACCAAATACACACTAGAGGAGGAACTTTGCTGAGTTTAGTAAGCTGCTTGAATAGAGGTTGAATTTTATTTTGCACAGCAACGTTACTCATAACTAGCCTTGTAAATTAACCCTTCCTGGTAAAAAGTGAAAATGCTGTCATTGCCTTCATAGTCAGTCCAAAAGCCCACTGAATTGGAGATTGTATACTACATGTGGAACCCTCACAGGCTATCAGAATTAATGACAAGAGAAAGTAATATGAAATATCATAAATCTTATCATAAATTTAGGCAACCATGCAACAGGATCCATCTGACAGACCACAGTGCTAACATTAACTAGCAGctgggtctgtctggcaggctGCAATTACAGTAAAGGCTAAAAGTCCTAGCAGAAATGTAGGTGGGCCTATCTGGTAGGCCGCATATCTGGGCAGTAGCCATACTGGTATTGGCAGTTATAATGATTAGAATTGAGCTAGCAGCTGACTTGATCCTGGCTGAAACTCAGATGCTCACATAGCCAGATCTGTGTGACAGGCAACACTTGGGACCTAAGAGGTGGTGTTTTGGCAATTCTAGTATTGCAGCTATTTAGATTCTTTCAGATCTTGGTGCTTAGACAGAGAAAAGCGAGGTGTTGACTATgaacaaagtgggggggggggatcatgtcATCTGCCCAGAATGACAGAGAAAAAACCACTGCCTTGGACAAGAAGAGAGATTGTACAGTCATATTCTATGTTGGGCACTGGGATATATTATACTATGGACATGAATACTTGCACAGACTGTATATATTAATTGAACTTCATTTCGTTTACCAGTCCAGGACAAATAGGTTATGCACAATTTTtgccaacttttatagaattagggggttatcGCGCAACTGAATAGGGTGTGTCGGTGTAGAAGAAATATGGGCGTATCACAGGCATTTTGCCTAGTGAACGTCACAACTTTTATATGACATGGTGCACTTAGGCGTACTGACCTATGCCTGCCATTGAGTTGGCATAAGTGGCCGTGCCTATATTTTGGTGTGCCAGTGCTGCCATACACCTATAACAGCTTAGGTGTACCTAAGTGTGGCTTTTTTGTGGCACCTAATTTAGGagatcaatttatagaattgccactagAGTGTCATACACTGTAGGCCCAATATAATGTAGGTATTAGGACCCAAGTTAAGTGAATCTGTGTTTATATCTCTTTTAGCCATTAATAATTACATATGCGACAACCCAACACCATCAAACTACCAGTCAGAAAAGACATTGTGTTAAGCATTATTCAGGTACATGggtgaaaagaaagaaagaaaaagaatgcaaCAGTTAAATATCTTGTTAGAAAATTTTAAACACATGTTATAATCTGTGCAATGTTTTATCAAATAATAATATGTAATAGTGATTCCtatgtaactttttaaaaaatctaacaTTTATTTTAATATGTACAGAAATATTTGTAGAGCCTAGCCTATAAATAGATTTTTACACTAACAATTTCTTGTTGCATTGTTTTAACATTTGTACGGTGATATTCTATTCAAAGTTGTGAGTCTTATGAATAAAGAACTCATAAAGCTGTTGTTTGTATTTGTTTGAATTATATTCATGCTCTCTTTGACCAATTATCTAAATGCTAAttcatgtgtgagaagttttcaGAGCTGAGGTATGGAATGTGTTGACTTAGAAAATAAGATCTAAGCTTAGTTTCATTCCTCCCAATATTCAAATCCATTCAACCAGCTAGGAATGGCACCTCATTTAGCCGGctatctgcaaattttcagcaggacatggtCGGCCATGATCCTTTGAAAATATGCAGTTAGCAGCTAGTGGATTgccagttatatcacgtgatataaccagctatctgctgattttcagcaagAGTTGGCGGCCATGTTTAGCTGTGTGCGTATCTAGTATATCTTTGACCAGTTTGAAATTGACCAGCCAGTGccaaatattggcttggccagttaatttCAAACTTgccaaaaataaacctgatattcagtgccggtcactgaaaattgcctggcattgaatatctagcatCACCACGGAGGTTAGAGTCAGGTCCTTATTTGGCAATCTGACCCTTGGAGCAGTACCACAAGACTATCACTAGAGCTTAGCTAACACCATTTTGAATAGGACCACAAGCGGGGCAGGAGAGAGGGTGGGTTCGCTATTCCCCcatcaccaccactaccaccaccatatTCCCGGTGAATTGGCCTGCTGGGAAACTGTATCTTAAAGcatagggaaagagagagagactgtgggtTAAATTTGTGTATATTTAAAAGCAAGGTAGCATAAAACTCTTGTGTTTGAATTTTTATAGgctcttaagccaattaagaggATAGGAGAGAATTTCTCAAAATTCCGGAAgtaaaacaagacaaaaaaaaacgggaaaaaaaaaaacagtgcagagAAGGcactaaaaagttaaaaaaaaaaaaaaaacaaacatgcacCAAGATGGTGTGAGGAGCCAGGGACAGTGTGTTCTGTCCTCACAGCGGATGAGAAGAGATCACTGGTCCTGCACTCTTGCAGCAGGCACAAAGGCACCCATGCATGTGCAGTGGGGACACTAGCGCATGCTCTTAAAGACATAAGCTTTAAAAGTGCACCACATCAGGTGATGTGAATGACATCCCCCACATATGAGAATATGGcttcttgtccttggagaatccaTTTTTAGGTTCATATAAAGTCATTACTTGTTAATAAAAGTAGCTAGAAGCCTTTCCTCAGGCCTCAGTCCCTTCTCTGGTATGCCAAATTTATACCCTGAATGCACCAGGAGAAAAGCCTCACTTTCATTGGCTTCCAAACTCACTCATTGGGATGGGCACCCTTGGCATCTTTGCACTCTGGTCCAACACCATCCCTCCCCTCCttaatcctcccccctcccaccaaccctgctgcttccagcaaaaaaacaaagtcaATATAAAGGGGCGGAGCTGCTGTCTAggccagtggttttcaacccagtcctcagggaccacttggccacttgagttttcaggatacccacaatgagtatgcatgggaTACATTTGCATAGAAAGGAGGTAGTGCAtggaaatgtatctcatgcatattcattgtgagtatcctaaaAATccgactggccaggtggtccttgaggactaggttgaaaaccactggtctaCGCTGCACAACTAATGGCTATGCCAGTCCCACCCTTTCTTACTTTTGAGGCACAGAACCAGCAGATCCATCAGTGGCATGACCTAGGTAGTGGCTCCGTACCTTTGTGCTGCATTTattgcagcagaaaataaaaaaaaagaaaatattgacCATAGATAGACAAGGTTTAATCAAGATGAATCAGCAAGTATTGCTATGGCGAAACATGGAATTTTTCTGCTTGAAAATTGTATAGCAATTGTTTATGATGTGCATTTCCTTTGTCCAGCAGGTGGTGACTGTCATTTGTTTGTAAAGTTGTTATAGAACTGTCAGTTTCTTCTTCCCgccaaaagctgttagcttaagcCAGTTatggcaaacctttcagagaccgagtgcccaaacagcacccaaaatctaattatttatcgcaaagtgccattcccctccccctctcgtccccctccctcttgtcccccctccacctccccccgagttccagggtccccctccctcccagttcaacaggatcccccctccctctgagttccgcagggtcccctctccctcccagttccagggccagggtcccctctccctccctcccagttccagggttgtcgtgggAGGAGGCCGAATGCTGCTCATTCAATGACTCTCTCCTATCAGCATTTTCCTACTGCTGTGGTAGCCAATCTTTGTGCCCCACAAATGGAACGGTGTTTTATTTAATCCTGCAGTGCTGTCATAGTGAAAACACACCAGCAACCCTACATGGAGGCTGGTCTGACAAGGAAAACCAATGGCGTCAAAGACAAAAGCTCTTCCAGAGCAGCCCGCATTCCCTTCGTCCAAGCACCAGGGCTCACCTccgaataaaagtcatacctggtcaggGTTaaggtggcggcggcagcagcagcagtgaaaagcgtgctgactcggcgcaccttcagccttcccttctgtctctcaagctctatggtcccgcccttgtggaaacaggaaatgagggcgggaccacagcttgagagacagaagggaaagctgaaggcttttcactactgctgctgctgccgacgccaccttaaccccgaccaggtatgacttttatttgGAGGTgagccctggtgctcggagggcggggcggctggaactggctgaggcgacggtgcgtgtgccaacagagagggctctgtgtgccctctctggcacacgtgccataggttcgccatcactggcttaAGCTGTGAGGTATTTTTTTAGTTGCAGATAAGGGAGTGGAAAGAAAAGGTTCTCTTTTCctgagaccctgtgaacagttGGACttcataacctgtgagcagctatatcttgttcctgaactccccaggtactatttaggtaGTGGATAAATGTTTAGATAAGTTTTAtatttgatccatattcagttccCTCTTATTGCCTGttacttttccatctgttttatatagttcactgttcaatttcTGTGATAATAAACCTAAAGTGTATTAACTCTGCTGTGTTGGACTGACCTGTAATCCTGGTATTTTGTGTTTTGGTccgtgggtgctttctgggaactgtgggacccctgagaatgtgactccagtaacctagaaatcacaggGGAATCACCTGAGAGTGGGAGACGCACCCAGAGGCAAGTGAGCCAAGTCAATGGGatgaagggtgctagtgtag from Microcaecilia unicolor chromosome 5, aMicUni1.1, whole genome shotgun sequence includes:
- the LOC115471200 gene encoding uncharacterized protein LOC115471200, whose amino-acid sequence is MPHTKRKGLMRVVPPPTSTLSSSQPGLERFFAPVSHEKRDMDPIAGTSGEAEEEEISLSPLATLKPPCPASLTVPGGVIQPTGSVLAAGSCEGLDSLRETRRVEAGASEKEQEVNLRMIWKKLNEMDLTLQQTSGEMEKEQQPHNANLDSYSISAILEQTLDETAVRSTLIVSLIFEQDLNNIMRLYFKNSKTRFGGIKVQIFPDVTKSTQLRRKAFLALKSRTSAIGGIFFLAYPCKCIVKLGQVKYTFYSPDHLI